The Pseudomonas sp. SCA2728.1_7 DNA segment TTGCCGCTGGCCTGCTTCATCTGTTCCGTGGCGATGTGGCCGACATAGAAGCCCACGCTGAGCAGCGTCAGCAGGGACAAACCGGCAAACCAAAGGGTGAGGTGGCTACGCAGACTGGCTTTGAGCATGGGCGGGCGAGGTCTGTTTTGGAGTTGTGGCCGCATGGTATGCGCAACGGGTGGTGGGTGACCAGTCGGGGAATGGATGGTTGCGGGCAGGAAAAAGCCCGGCTGATCAGGCCGGGCTTTTTCTTGGGGTTGCGATGAAGCCAGAGGTTTAGGCAACGCGGCGTTCGATCAGACGATCGGAGCCACCTTCGGCAACACGACGTTCGATCAGACGATCGGAACCACCTTCGGCAACGCGGCGTTCGATCAGGCGATCGGAACCACCTTCGGCAACGCGGCGTTCGATCAGGCGATCGGAACCGCCTTCGGCAACGCGGCGTTCGATCAGACGATCGGAGCCACCTTCGGCAACACGGCGTTCGATCAGACGATCGGAACCACCTTCGGCAACGCGGCGTT contains these protein-coding regions:
- a CDS encoding phage infection protein; its protein translation is MKRQTLLSIAFSVFAINAFAATPAHTQVAEGGSDKLIESRVAEGGSDRLLERRVAEGGADRLLERRVAEGGSDRLIERRVAEGGSDRLIERRVAEGGSDRLIERRVAEGGSDRLIERRVAEGGSDRLIERRVAEGGSDRLIERRVA